In Dermacentor albipictus isolate Rhodes 1998 colony chromosome 6, USDA_Dalb.pri_finalv2, whole genome shotgun sequence, the following proteins share a genomic window:
- the LOC135920958 gene encoding beta-1,3-galactosyltransferase 5-like yields MHYRRYAYNYDSADLFATPGVPWQAICRSKMCVKTFFFATATFLLGMVFLVTMRLSLHDQRVTVDDYDLPPSLDGWKVQALCQGPPLDVLFFVHTASEHSSHRQFLRDTLGDSVVSEQLNSAMVFFVGQSKNLTVRRAVQEEARSVGDVVVFPFVDTYRNLTYKFVYGLKWATDNCRESVRFVVKIDDDALVNVFLLADYLKNVTSSADTSIHCLAWKRTPVVRNRKSKWFVTRQEYAARTYPTYCGGLGFILPVRTLPMLFNASRQATFLWIDDVYSTGILAKVAGVGHVQLRQYYDLYPNETAPSVRPKAMFTHLGTPSIVEQRYRLWDELMQMHNATSRTEGSGG; encoded by the coding sequence ACTCAGCCGACCTGTTCGCGACGCCCGGCGTGCCGTGGCAAGCCATCTGCCGCAGCAAGATGTGCGTCAAGACTTTCTTTTTCGCCACGGCCACTTTCCTGCTGGGCATGGTGTTCCTCGTCACGATGCGCCTCTCTCTGCACGACCAGCGGGTCACCGTCGACGACTACGACCTGCCGCCGTCGCTGGACGGTTGGAAGGTGCAGGCTCTGTGTCAGGGACCCCCGCTGGACGTGCTGTTCTTCGTGCACACCGCGTCCGAGCACTCGTCGCACCGTCAGTTCCTGCGCGACACCCTCGGCGACTCCGTGGTCAGCGAGCAGCTCAACTCGGCCATGGTCTTCTTCGTGGGCCAGTCCAAGAACCTCACCGTTCGCCGCGCCGTCCAGGAGGAAGCCCGCAGCGTGGGCGACGTGGTCGTGTTCCCCTTCGTGGACACGTACCGCAACCTGACCTACAAGTTCGTCTACGGCCTCAAGTGGGCCACCGACAACTGCCGCGAGTCGGTGCGCTTCGTGGTCAAGATCGACGACGACGCGCTGGTGAACGTGTTCCTGCTCGCCGACTACCTCAAGAACGTCACCAGCTCGGCCGACACGAGCATCCACTGCCTCGCCTGGAAGCGAACGCCCGTGGTGCGGAATCGCAAGTCCAAGTGGTTCGTCACCCGCCAGGAGTACGCGGCCCGCACGTACCCGACCTACTGCGGCGGCCTGGGCTTCATCCTGCCCGTGCGCACGCTGCCCATGCTGTTCAACGCGTCGCGCCAGGCGACGTTCCTCTGGATCGACGACGTCTACTCGACGGGCATCCTGGCCAAGGTGGCCGGCGTGGGACACGTGCAGCTGCGCCAGTACTACGACCTCTATCCGAACGAGACGGCGCCCAGCGTCAGGCCCAAGGCCATGTTCACCCACCTGGGAACGCCCAGCATCGTCGAGCAGCGGTACAGGCTGTGGGACGAGCTGATGCAGATGCACAACGCGACTTCGAGGACAGAAGGTTCGGGAGGGTAG